The proteins below are encoded in one region of Ferroplasma acidiphilum:
- a CDS encoding alpha/beta fold hydrolase has protein sequence MEVKENKVDIGGKSVYYISYERGNMRNFILLHDSTTTSNSWAGIDALRKIGQWGFNVYAPDFPGFGNSEANDSYNFGSSPSKGALFIKDFAESLFLSSINVVGPSVSAGVALKSLIDYPELINSSIIIGGLGVDHILNELNRIDKPVLILWGSRDNVVPVSHGLRYHDLIPSSTFVKINGAGHCVQIEKPDIFFNNIKKFITNL, from the coding sequence ATGGAAGTAAAGGAAAATAAAGTAGATATAGGTGGAAAATCAGTTTATTACATTTCATATGAGCGTGGAAATATGCGCAATTTCATCCTGCTCCATGATTCAACAACAACTTCAAATTCATGGGCAGGCATCGATGCATTAAGGAAAATCGGCCAATGGGGGTTCAATGTTTATGCACCGGATTTCCCGGGATTTGGAAATTCTGAAGCAAATGACAGTTATAATTTCGGGTCATCCCCTTCTAAAGGTGCGTTATTTATAAAGGATTTTGCGGAAAGCCTTTTTCTATCATCCATAAATGTTGTTGGTCCATCAGTATCAGCAGGTGTGGCGTTGAAAAGCCTGATAGACTACCCGGAATTAATAAATTCATCAATTATTATAGGCGGGCTCGGTGTTGACCATATACTGAACGAATTAAACAGAATCGATAAGCCGGTTCTTATCCTCTGGGGATCGCGGGACAATGTAGTGCCGGTTAGCCATGGGTTAAGATACCATGACCTGATTCCTTCATCAACCTTTGTCAAAATTAATGGTGCAGGTCATTGCGTTCAGATTGAAAAGCCGGATATATTTTTCAACAATATTAAAAAATTTATAACTAACCTGTGA
- a CDS encoding site-2 protease family protein — protein sequence MNYNDIFLIILIVFSWIIIIIALAPAINKSKHFATMGPALMIRSTKNGGVLDAVAKHLPAKSLGKISTVLVVFGGLLAFGMLLYEAVLLTIIHIPTSAAPPLQDYLALPLINPFIPLGYGTASLVFAVVIHEMFHGIVARKHGIKVNSVGALFFIIPIGAFVEPDEKEIMAADPVVRRRIIAAGPGINLIIAAICIVLLVFVMMPASTPIHSGVYVDNSTTLYSGHAIPKGMEITSYGNLSGKQLNNLETTSMITPGLANITLFNGKTETNGSVPTGVAIVDLISGCPAAAANVSTDSIIYNISDAGHSHIIYNINTLGDVLDNITPGTTINMTVLTFHTGKTVPAYTTYTMKTVSTYHYYAKNDPTANKAAYKNESFIGVQIDYSGIGYESIDSLHSLVFGGQLVGPNFYETLGLPLLGLSPIPASLSHMFSTPFNSYIFFGITNTLYWFFWIDFLLGIMNALPLSILDGGQFFRDTLTIASRRDRLKFLRDENNVKKIYYAMGIFVFLLLMYIIIAPRII from the coding sequence ATGAATTATAATGATATATTCCTGATTATTCTTATCGTGTTTTCCTGGATAATTATAATTATAGCACTGGCACCGGCAATTAATAAATCAAAACACTTTGCAACCATGGGGCCAGCTTTAATGATAAGGTCAACAAAAAATGGTGGCGTCCTTGATGCTGTTGCCAAACATTTGCCAGCAAAATCTCTGGGGAAGATATCCACTGTACTTGTTGTTTTTGGAGGATTGCTTGCTTTTGGCATGCTTTTATATGAAGCGGTCTTGCTTACAATTATCCATATCCCCACCAGTGCTGCACCCCCTTTGCAGGATTACCTTGCACTTCCACTTATTAATCCATTTATACCGCTGGGATATGGAACTGCTAGCCTCGTTTTTGCGGTTGTAATACATGAAATGTTTCATGGTATCGTTGCAAGGAAGCATGGAATAAAGGTAAACAGTGTTGGCGCATTATTTTTTATAATCCCGATAGGAGCTTTTGTAGAACCGGATGAAAAAGAAATTATGGCGGCTGACCCTGTAGTGAGAAGAAGGATCATTGCAGCCGGCCCGGGTATAAATCTTATCATAGCTGCAATATGCATCGTATTGCTTGTTTTTGTCATGATGCCTGCCTCGACCCCTATTCACAGTGGCGTTTATGTAGATAATTCTACAACACTTTACAGTGGACATGCAATACCGAAAGGAATGGAGATTACCTCATATGGAAATTTAAGCGGGAAACAGCTTAACAATCTGGAAACAACTTCCATGATTACACCGGGATTGGCAAATATTACATTGTTTAATGGAAAAACCGAAACAAATGGAAGCGTACCGACGGGCGTGGCCATTGTGGATTTAATTTCCGGTTGTCCTGCGGCGGCGGCAAATGTCTCCACAGATTCAATCATATATAACATAAGCGATGCAGGGCACAGCCACATTATATATAACATAAATACTCTGGGCGATGTTCTGGATAACATAACACCGGGTACAACAATAAATATGACGGTACTAACATTCCACACGGGAAAAACTGTACCTGCATATACAACATATACAATGAAAACTGTTTCCACATATCATTATTATGCAAAGAATGACCCTACGGCAAATAAGGCAGCATACAAAAATGAAAGTTTTATCGGGGTGCAGATAGATTATTCAGGTATAGGGTATGAATCCATTGATAGCCTGCATAGCCTTGTTTTCGGCGGACAGCTGGTGGGCCCAAATTTCTACGAAACCCTTGGCCTGCCACTTCTCGGGCTTTCACCCATACCGGCTTCATTATCCCACATGTTTTCTACGCCCTTTAACTCATATATCTTCTTTGGAATAACCAATACCCTTTACTGGTTCTTCTGGATAGATTTCCTTCTTGGCATTATGAACGCACTGCCATTATCCATACTGGATGGGGGTCAGTTCTTCAGGGATACCCTGACAATTGCATCAAGAAGAGACAGGCTGAAATTCCTGAGGGATGAAAATAATGTCAAAAAAATATATTACGCAATGGGAATATTTGTATTCCTTCTTTTGATGTATATTATAATAGCTCCGCGGATAATTTAA
- a CDS encoding MarR family winged helix-turn-helix transcriptional regulator has product MDKISSYDVWREFLRTWKTWYKASEKNLMSMGVSTVEYRILKNLTERGALPMIELANINMVTQGWITGVIDKLEKLSYVMRERSDSDRRVINITVTPKGKAFFKTIESRHLKFIDDTLRNFSYEERYNILNFLKKIETNVESK; this is encoded by the coding sequence ATGGATAAAATCAGCAGCTACGACGTCTGGAGGGAGTTTCTCAGAACCTGGAAAACATGGTATAAGGCTTCGGAAAAAAATCTTATGTCTATGGGTGTATCTACAGTAGAATACAGAATATTGAAAAATTTAACAGAAAGAGGGGCTTTGCCCATGATAGAGCTTGCAAATATAAATATGGTAACGCAGGGTTGGATCACCGGTGTTATAGACAAGTTGGAAAAATTGTCGTATGTAATGCGTGAGAGAAGCGACTCGGACAGGAGAGTTATCAATATAACAGTCACGCCAAAAGGGAAAGCCTTCTTTAAAACAATAGAGTCAAGGCATCTGAAATTTATAGATGACACACTGAGGAATTTTAGTTATGAAGAGAGATATAATATCCTCAATTTCCTCAAAAAAATAGAGACAAATGTCGAATCAAAATAG
- a CDS encoding 2-oxoacid:acceptor oxidoreductase subunit alpha — protein sequence MEEIIVRIGGAAGDGVQSAGLTLEKTFSRSGLYISTYNYYQSLIRGGESWYQVRASDEKVRNQGSGLDVLVALNADALERHTNRNINEGGASPLNGIAIYDPGTIHNFKKYDGITYCPVPMRDIALKFDANPLLKNTVALGAVIASLGLDFNVFSGVIEKVFNKKGKLVESNINAAKEGYEYYLQNYKVYRKLKTSNKKLYTIGGGDAAALGAINAGMQMYFAYPMTPASSFLQFVATHGKKYHVFLKLTEDEISAINAAIGANYAGVRAATGSSGGGFALMTEGVGLSAMTEVPLVIYEAQRPGPSTGLPTKTEQGDLNQVLGAGQGDMPRIVLAPGTVKEAFDLTKEAFNLAERFQLPVFVVTDLYLAEHDETVDLDLSYEMDRGLLADASEADYKRYEYTENGISKRAFPGQPGLMHNEDSDEHNEYGAVVSDAITDPTQRKLSMEKRMKKLNLYIKEMPPTPTYKMEDAEYVVIQWGSTKGAVEEAIDCMRKNGTKIGAIEITHIFPMNHDIKKLLAGKKKIIVVENNYSGQLNGLIRKEFLVDTQFLGKYDGEAFFPADLALSLEEMIFGKKIKVEE from the coding sequence ATGGAAGAAATAATTGTCAGAATAGGAGGAGCGGCAGGAGATGGTGTACAATCCGCCGGTTTAACTTTAGAAAAAACTTTTTCAAGAAGTGGTTTATACATAAGCACGTATAATTACTATCAAAGCCTTATCAGGGGCGGCGAAAGCTGGTACCAGGTAAGGGCTTCTGATGAAAAAGTAAGGAACCAGGGAAGCGGCCTGGATGTTCTGGTTGCTTTAAATGCCGATGCACTTGAAAGGCATACAAATAGGAATATAAACGAAGGCGGAGCATCTCCCCTGAACGGGATAGCAATATATGACCCGGGAACCATACACAATTTTAAAAAATACGATGGGATAACCTATTGCCCGGTACCAATGAGAGATATTGCACTGAAATTTGATGCAAATCCATTGTTGAAAAACACAGTTGCACTGGGAGCTGTTATTGCATCTCTTGGTTTGGATTTTAACGTATTTTCAGGTGTAATTGAAAAAGTTTTCAACAAAAAAGGAAAACTTGTAGAATCAAATATAAACGCGGCAAAAGAGGGATATGAATACTATCTCCAGAATTATAAAGTTTACAGAAAACTAAAAACATCTAATAAAAAGTTATACACAATAGGCGGTGGAGATGCAGCCGCACTTGGGGCTATCAATGCAGGAATGCAAATGTATTTTGCATACCCTATGACACCAGCATCATCTTTCCTCCAGTTTGTTGCAACCCATGGCAAAAAATACCATGTGTTTTTGAAACTTACAGAGGATGAAATTAGCGCTATAAATGCAGCAATAGGTGCAAACTATGCTGGAGTAAGGGCCGCAACAGGATCATCAGGAGGCGGGTTCGCACTTATGACTGAAGGTGTTGGGCTTTCAGCAATGACCGAAGTTCCACTGGTTATATATGAAGCACAGAGGCCAGGCCCATCAACCGGGCTTCCAACAAAGACTGAACAGGGAGATCTCAACCAGGTGCTTGGTGCCGGACAGGGAGACATGCCAAGAATAGTGCTCGCACCGGGAACAGTTAAAGAAGCATTTGACCTCACAAAGGAGGCTTTCAACCTTGCTGAGAGATTCCAGCTTCCTGTATTTGTTGTTACCGATTTATATCTGGCTGAACATGACGAAACAGTAGATCTAGACCTTTCATATGAAATGGACAGGGGACTTCTAGCAGATGCCAGTGAAGCTGATTATAAAAGATATGAATATACAGAAAACGGCATTTCCAAGAGGGCATTTCCGGGGCAGCCAGGGTTAATGCATAACGAGGATTCCGATGAGCATAATGAATACGGCGCAGTTGTTAGCGATGCAATAACAGACCCGACACAGAGAAAGCTCTCCATGGAAAAGAGAATGAAAAAGCTGAATTTATATATAAAAGAAATGCCACCGACACCTACATATAAAATGGAAGATGCAGAATATGTGGTTATCCAGTGGGGATCTACAAAGGGTGCAGTTGAAGAGGCTATAGACTGCATGAGGAAAAATGGTACAAAAATAGGTGCCATAGAAATAACACACATATTCCCCATGAATCATGATATAAAGAAACTGCTTGCAGGAAAAAAGAAAATAATAGTTGTTGAAAACAATTATTCCGGGCAGCTAAATGGGCTGATAAGGAAAGAATTCCTTGTAGATACCCAGTTCCTGGGAAAATACGATGGCGAGGCTTTCTTCCCTGCCGATCTGGCATTGTCACTGGAAGAAATGATATTTGGCAAAAAAATAAAAGTGGAGGAATAA
- a CDS encoding thiamine pyrophosphate-dependent enzyme, with protein sequence MIPVTEYKGKVAPDWCPGCGNFSQLRAITMALSELDIKPENTVISSGIGCSSNMPEFINTYGFHGLHGRSLPVAEGIKWANKNLTVIAYGGDGDGFFEGSQHFYHAAKRNVNMTYMVSDNQVFGLTTGQASPTTPIGRITKSTPDGNIEPPFNPLHYALSAGATFVARGLSGNIKQLAELTKAAIQHKGFSFIDVFSPCVTYNKVEGYEFFRKTTYELKDNNRKDFYEAFKHASEWGEEANSIPIGILYDVDAPVYEDVDETLKEYNLKDTAPYKLTEEDLEEFY encoded by the coding sequence ATGATACCTGTAACTGAATACAAAGGAAAAGTAGCACCTGATTGGTGCCCTGGATGCGGGAACTTCTCGCAATTGAGAGCAATTACAATGGCACTGTCGGAGCTTGATATCAAACCCGAAAATACCGTTATTTCATCCGGCATAGGATGTTCTAGCAATATGCCCGAGTTTATAAATACCTATGGTTTCCATGGGTTGCACGGGCGTTCACTTCCAGTAGCTGAAGGTATAAAATGGGCCAATAAAAATCTAACCGTTATCGCATATGGTGGAGACGGCGATGGATTTTTCGAAGGTTCGCAGCACTTTTATCATGCTGCAAAAAGAAACGTAAATATGACATACATGGTATCAGATAACCAGGTATTTGGATTAACAACAGGGCAGGCATCGCCAACAACCCCTATAGGAAGAATTACAAAGAGTACCCCTGATGGGAATATTGAGCCCCCATTCAATCCGCTACATTATGCATTATCAGCAGGTGCAACATTTGTAGCCCGTGGACTTTCCGGCAATATTAAACAGCTGGCGGAATTAACAAAGGCAGCTATACAGCATAAGGGTTTCTCATTTATAGATGTGTTCAGCCCCTGTGTTACATATAATAAGGTGGAAGGGTACGAATTCTTCAGAAAGACAACATACGAACTGAAGGATAACAATAGAAAGGATTTCTACGAAGCGTTCAAGCATGCATCGGAATGGGGCGAAGAAGCCAATTCTATACCTATAGGCATATTATATGACGTAGATGCACCAGTTTACGAAGATGTTGATGAAACCTTAAAGGAATACAATTTGAAGGATACTGCTCCGTATAAGCTTACGGAAGAAGATCTTGAAGAATTCTATTAA
- a CDS encoding AAA family ATPase, with translation MICITGIPGSGKTTICKMLNANGIKCTGLNDIASECGALNGNTVDVDVLRRENINSEVVESHYSHMLECKYVIILEDNEEQLIRRMKSRGYPESKIKENIDAQRSGVIYWEASDRLPANHIFVVHEDSRSINEVFKDVMGIILSLHDKVN, from the coding sequence ATGATATGCATCACAGGAATCCCGGGCTCCGGCAAAACAACAATATGCAAAATGTTGAATGCCAACGGAATCAAGTGCACAGGGTTAAATGATATCGCATCTGAGTGTGGGGCCCTGAATGGTAATACCGTGGATGTTGATGTATTGAGAAGGGAGAATATAAACTCTGAAGTTGTTGAATCCCACTATTCCCATATGCTGGAATGCAAATATGTAATAATACTTGAAGATAATGAGGAACAGTTAATCAGGAGAATGAAATCCAGAGGATATCCGGAATCTAAAATTAAGGAAAATATTGATGCCCAGCGTTCCGGGGTGATTTACTGGGAAGCATCTGACAGGCTGCCCGCAAACCATATATTTGTTGTACATGAAGATTCCAGGAGCATTAATGAAGTGTTTAAAGATGTGATGGGCATCATATTATCGCTTCATGATAAAGTTAATTAA
- a CDS encoding tRNA(Ile)(2)-agmatinylcytidine synthase translates to MYVAIDDTDSQDKMCTTYLIYEIISRGEYDIIGSPELVRLNPNIGYKTRGNGALNINLGKGSGNTSIIGKANGKFIKSYEKVAGEPDKQELMDFISSIVEDFYVKDDDKTNPGIVISNDRFHSGLYGKALQDDISIEFIENYLSGRAIYRKIKTGHGIIGSSASLAWPGKRYTYELLDYRYPNYGDITYGEKIDISSIPESFYSTFNNIDIKNRYPAIFPKPKTPVIFGVRGVDKNDLITIYDRIKERHNIDDQGYIIYKTNQGTDDHIMPEPDYLSSMGSYSLTGVISGEPYTIEGGHSFVNFKYKNEEIKLAAFEPTKEFRKVLMSVIPGDIVSAYGSYAKGTIKLEKLRVIKKARLYRKEPPVCPECHVKTRSKGQMDYRCPVCKKRYKNPEITEITRELEEKFYEVPVIARRHLSMPLKLMPYFSDIPQTSGVS, encoded by the coding sequence ATGTATGTTGCAATTGATGACACAGACAGCCAGGATAAGATGTGTACTACCTACCTTATCTACGAAATAATTTCCCGTGGCGAATACGATATTATAGGAAGCCCGGAACTCGTCAGGCTCAACCCGAATATAGGGTATAAAACGAGAGGAAATGGAGCACTTAATATTAATCTCGGAAAAGGTTCAGGGAATACCTCTATTATAGGAAAGGCAAATGGCAAATTTATTAAATCATATGAAAAAGTTGCCGGAGAACCTGACAAACAAGAATTGATGGATTTTATCTCATCAATTGTAGAAGATTTCTATGTAAAAGATGATGATAAAACTAATCCGGGAATAGTAATATCAAATGATAGATTCCATTCTGGACTTTACGGAAAAGCCCTTCAGGATGACATAAGTATAGAATTTATAGAAAATTATCTTTCCGGGAGGGCAATTTACAGGAAAATAAAAACAGGGCATGGCATAATAGGGTCGTCTGCTTCCCTTGCATGGCCTGGAAAAAGGTATACATATGAACTGCTAGACTACAGATATCCAAATTATGGGGATATAACATATGGAGAAAAAATTGATATTTCCTCAATTCCGGAGAGTTTTTATTCAACATTCAACAATATTGACATTAAAAACAGATACCCTGCAATTTTCCCGAAGCCGAAGACACCGGTGATATTTGGGGTCAGGGGAGTCGATAAAAATGACCTCATAACAATATATGATAGAATAAAGGAAAGGCATAATATTGATGATCAGGGCTATATTATATACAAAACAAACCAGGGCACAGATGACCACATAATGCCAGAACCGGATTATCTCTCCAGCATGGGCTCATATTCCCTTACCGGCGTAATATCCGGGGAGCCCTATACAATAGAAGGTGGGCATAGCTTTGTAAATTTTAAATATAAGAATGAGGAAATAAAACTGGCTGCTTTTGAACCTACAAAAGAATTCAGGAAAGTATTGATGTCAGTGATACCCGGTGATATTGTAAGCGCTTATGGTTCATATGCTAAGGGAACTATAAAACTTGAGAAACTTCGCGTTATAAAAAAAGCCAGGCTATATAGGAAAGAGCCTCCGGTATGCCCGGAGTGCCATGTTAAAACCAGGTCCAAGGGCCAGATGGATTACAGATGCCCTGTATGCAAAAAACGTTATAAGAATCCAGAAATTACTGAAATAACAAGGGAGTTGGAGGAAAAATTCTATGAGGTGCCCGTAATAGCGAGGCGTCACCTTTCCATGCCATTAAAATTGATGCCGTACTTTTCAGATATACCGCAAACCAGCGGGGTGTCATAA
- the uppS gene encoding polyprenyl diphosphate synthase — translation MSIAHKIGDIASGVYEQALMEEIRKADVPLHLGIITDGNRRYAREAGLTPNEGHVRGKDKLEEVLDWAMEVGIRIVTVYGFSSENFKRDPEEVNFLFDLINDSLRGLLKDDRIFKNQIRVRIIGDFKGLPEYLVNTIHDVEKITAGFKKFKFNIAIGYGGRQEIIDAVKNIAADVVSKKLKIEDINEKLFRNYLYDNTLTDPDLILRTSGEERISNFLLWQSAYSELYFSDVNWPDLKKLDFLRAIYSYQSRKRRYGK, via the coding sequence ATGAGTATAGCCCATAAGATAGGAGATATCGCCTCAGGCGTTTACGAACAGGCTTTAATGGAAGAGATAAGGAAAGCCGATGTCCCACTTCATCTAGGGATTATTACTGATGGAAACAGGAGATATGCCAGGGAAGCAGGGCTCACTCCTAATGAAGGCCATGTAAGAGGCAAGGATAAACTGGAAGAAGTTCTCGACTGGGCAATGGAAGTGGGAATCAGGATAGTTACAGTGTATGGTTTTTCAAGTGAAAATTTTAAGCGCGATCCGGAGGAGGTAAATTTTCTATTTGATTTAATCAATGACTCACTCCGCGGGCTCCTGAAAGATGACAGGATATTTAAAAATCAAATAAGGGTGCGTATTATTGGGGATTTCAAAGGGCTTCCAGAATACCTTGTAAATACTATCCATGATGTTGAAAAAATAACAGCAGGGTTTAAAAAATTTAAGTTTAATATTGCTATTGGCTATGGAGGAAGGCAGGAAATTATAGATGCTGTAAAGAATATAGCGGCGGATGTTGTTTCAAAAAAGTTAAAAATTGAGGATATCAATGAAAAACTATTCAGGAACTACCTCTATGATAATACATTAACAGACCCTGACCTTATTTTAAGGACAAGTGGCGAGGAGAGGATTTCTAACTTCCTCCTCTGGCAGTCTGCTTATTCCGAGCTATACTTTTCCGATGTTAACTGGCCAGACCTGAAAAAACTGGATTTTTTAAGGGCAATATATTCCTATCAGTCAAGAAAAAGGAGGTATGGAAAATAA
- the merA gene encoding mercury(II) reductase, producing MSEYDLAIIGWGAAGFAAAIKASELTSNQMKIALIGTGPIGGTCVNVGCVPSKFLIEASKNYKEATKPSYRGITANANINFSEFMESLNDFVSTERNTKYADVIKNFENIDMYEGMAKFIDNNTVAVNNKDIKALNFIISTGSRTLIPEIKGLTDYYTSDTIWNMRELPGKIAVLGSGEVALELAYAFSNFGTEVHIFNRSNRILKGFDEDINNHLINALKTNGIIFHLGQNFQEIINKNGKKSIVTEAGTFDNFDSLLVATGRVPQIDKLNLKAAGISTDNGIVVDDSLKTTNPIIYAAGDCIRQSLKLETLAGKEGVIAVENMLGGSRTINMHEVPWVVFTEPNVASVGYTEAELKSKNIEYDVRTVELKNVVKANILNSYDGIAKVISGKDKKILGVHVVAPMAAEFIIEGVYLIQNGLTYDNLINAMHVFPTVAESIKIGGQAFIRDISKMSCCMD from the coding sequence ATGAGTGAATACGATCTGGCAATTATAGGTTGGGGAGCAGCTGGTTTTGCCGCCGCCATTAAGGCTAGTGAACTAACCTCTAACCAGATGAAAATAGCTTTAATCGGCACTGGACCAATAGGGGGGACATGCGTAAACGTTGGATGTGTCCCATCTAAATTTTTAATAGAAGCTTCTAAGAATTATAAGGAGGCAACTAAGCCATCATACCGTGGAATAACAGCAAATGCAAATATTAACTTTTCAGAATTTATGGAATCGTTGAATGATTTTGTTTCCACTGAGAGGAATACCAAATATGCAGATGTAATAAAAAATTTCGAAAATATAGATATGTATGAAGGGATGGCAAAATTTATTGATAACAATACAGTAGCCGTAAACAATAAAGATATAAAAGCACTTAATTTCATTATTTCAACCGGATCAAGAACATTAATTCCGGAAATTAAAGGGCTTACAGATTATTACACAAGTGACACAATCTGGAATATGAGAGAACTTCCAGGGAAGATAGCTGTATTAGGTTCGGGTGAAGTGGCACTTGAACTGGCATATGCCTTCTCAAACTTTGGCACTGAAGTCCATATTTTTAACAGGTCCAATAGAATATTGAAAGGATTTGATGAAGATATTAATAATCACCTGATAAACGCTTTAAAGACTAACGGGATAATCTTTCACCTTGGGCAGAATTTTCAGGAAATTATAAATAAAAATGGCAAAAAAAGCATAGTTACAGAGGCGGGAACATTTGACAACTTTGATAGCTTGCTTGTTGCCACAGGAAGGGTGCCACAAATAGACAAATTAAACTTAAAAGCTGCTGGGATTTCAACCGATAATGGTATTGTTGTTGATGATAGCCTTAAAACCACAAATCCAATTATATATGCAGCTGGAGACTGCATAAGGCAATCATTAAAACTGGAAACACTCGCTGGAAAAGAAGGCGTTATCGCAGTTGAAAACATGCTTGGTGGGAGTAGAACAATCAATATGCATGAAGTGCCATGGGTAGTTTTCACTGAACCAAATGTTGCATCGGTTGGATATACAGAGGCAGAACTGAAGTCGAAAAATATAGAATATGATGTGAGAACCGTGGAATTAAAAAATGTCGTAAAAGCCAACATCCTGAATAGTTATGACGGTATTGCTAAGGTCATATCTGGAAAGGATAAGAAAATTCTCGGGGTTCATGTTGTGGCACCTATGGCCGCAGAATTTATAATTGAGGGAGTATACCTTATTCAAAATGGGTTAACCTACGACAACCTCATAAATGCTATGCATGTATTCCCTACTGTAGCAGAATCTATAAAAATAGGTGGACAGGCTTTCATAAGGGATATATCAAAGATGAGCTGCTGTATGGACTAG
- a CDS encoding heavy-metal-associated domain-containing protein: MAKTVELKVYGMTCDDCVRHVSGGLKQAEGVTDVSVSLKDGMAVVKAMDTVDPENLLKLDVFKGQYKAQLKSVKNE; this comes from the coding sequence ATGGCAAAGACAGTTGAATTAAAAGTATATGGAATGACATGCGATGATTGTGTGAGGCACGTAAGCGGTGGGCTAAAGCAGGCGGAAGGCGTTACTGATGTTTCTGTTTCCCTCAAAGACGGAATGGCAGTCGTTAAGGCCATGGATACTGTTGATCCGGAGAACCTATTAAAGCTGGATGTTTTCAAAGGCCAGTATAAAGCACAGTTAAAAAGTGTTAAAAATGAGTGA
- a CDS encoding winged helix-turn-helix transcriptional regulator — translation MKNSRAEACMIYDNEKTICIDTSLPVFDLLGKRYTLFILGVIGNNNTRKNFNDIYNSIPGSNRTIIARRLKELTDAGIVKRCRKEVVTYELTEKGQDIRKGVICFLDSIDRTM, via the coding sequence ATGAAAAATTCAAGAGCTGAAGCATGCATGATATATGATAATGAAAAAACTATCTGTATTGATACTTCATTGCCTGTATTCGATTTGCTGGGAAAACGCTATACATTATTTATTCTGGGCGTGATAGGAAACAATAACACAAGGAAGAACTTTAACGATATTTATAATTCAATTCCAGGTTCAAATAGAACAATTATAGCCAGACGGTTGAAAGAGCTTACAGATGCTGGAATTGTAAAAAGGTGTAGAAAAGAAGTTGTAACATATGAACTAACAGAAAAAGGGCAGGATATAAGAAAGGGTGTCATATGTTTTCTGGATTCCATTGACAGAACTATGTAG